In Deltaproteobacteria bacterium CG2_30_66_27, the following are encoded in one genomic region:
- a CDS encoding succinate dehydrogenase, with protein MTVKLIVWRQKGPKEPGRFETYVAKVTKHHSFLEMIDVVNEELIHQGKDPIVFDHDCREGICGTCSAVVNGVPHGGQKRTTLCQLHMRKFKDGDAIYLEPWRARAFPIIRDLMVDRGALDKLIQAAGYISCHTGGAPDGNSTPISKADSDYAMDAAECIGCGACVAACPNGAAMLFAGAKVSQFAALPQGQVEAPERVADMIKAMQECGFGNCTNHYECQAVCPKDVDVKFIARLNREFHKALFKAKAGTFTPVGE; from the coding sequence ATGACGGTAAAATTGATCGTCTGGCGGCAGAAGGGGCCGAAGGAACCCGGCCGGTTCGAGACGTACGTCGCCAAGGTAACGAAACACCACTCCTTCCTCGAGATGATCGACGTGGTGAACGAGGAGCTGATCCATCAGGGGAAGGACCCGATCGTGTTCGACCACGACTGCCGGGAGGGGATCTGCGGAACCTGCTCCGCGGTCGTCAACGGCGTCCCCCACGGCGGCCAGAAGCGGACCACCCTCTGCCAGCTCCACATGCGGAAGTTCAAGGACGGCGACGCGATCTACCTCGAGCCGTGGCGGGCCCGCGCCTTCCCGATCATCCGCGACCTGATGGTGGACCGCGGGGCGCTGGACAAGCTGATCCAGGCGGCCGGGTATATTTCCTGTCACACCGGCGGGGCGCCCGACGGCAACTCTACGCCGATCTCCAAAGCCGACTCCGACTACGCGATGGACGCGGCGGAGTGCATCGGGTGCGGCGCCTGCGTGGCGGCGTGTCCCAACGGCGCGGCCATGCTCTTCGCCGGCGCCAAGGTGTCGCAGTTCGCGGCACTGCCGCAGGGACAGGTGGAGGCGCCCGAGCGGGTCGCCGACATGATCAAGGCGATGCAGGAGTGCGGGTTCGGGAACTGCACGAACCATTACGAGTGCCAGGCGGTGTGCCCGAAGGATGTCGACGTGAAGTTCATCGCCCGCCTCAACCGGGAGTTTCACAAGGCCCTGTTCAAGGCGAAAGCGGGAACGTTCACCCCGGTCGGGGAATAA